TCCCCTAGAAAGTACcaattcaaacacaaaaaaattaaaaaatcccaaaaataaaaaccctTTTCTCGATATGCTCTGGAtgctcaagtcagatcattaaattcgtcctagtaatgcttatttcaggttttttcttaagcgaaaaacaccctaaaaggtaccagctaggtctctggtagtccactaaagtttgagacaccgtATGAGCATCTTTACCCATTTCCGATCGCTTTCCCTCCCCCCGTCAGCACctttaaacaacaacaacaacaaaaaaagtgatttgCCAACTACGAGCTGTCAATGTCAATCTCACCTTGTAAAATTCTCGTCAAGTggttaattaataatttaaaaaaaacaacaacaacattcagGTACTGATCTGTCAAATTGTTATTCTTGACAAAATCTGTCCTTCTTGACGTTCGGGAAACAAGGAGCTTCATAAATTTGGGAAATGGCGCTCAGTTTCACCTAACAAGCTAAAAAAGGGACCAGCCCCTTCCAAAAAATGCGTGGctttcacaaaatgttcgccaACATCAAAAGTAACGGCAAGCTCAAGCTTCAAGGTCATTAGTCGttaaaaaggttgtggttattcatcgtggtgaataacaataatgtttttcgtttgtctcacgatgtagtctcgtgtgatgtagatcgcgacgtttcgactgcatagtcttcaggcgatgaggtcgactggtcatgcgtgatcttataaagcatgatgctcgGCTGtgataagttgtttttcaacgGCTCTGATTGGggcatttcgatccttgctgttcactcagtgatttgctccctcggcggtccgctgtcgcacagctctcctgttgttgtgttttctgatcgtgggcatccacgcttctgaaatatctattccactatccctgttgcTGTTGCTaaggtgaagtcttatatgaatagcctctttgaccctgcgcgttTAATAGTGAGGGTCACGATCAAtgaactttacttcgttccagtGTGGCTtatgtccggtgttgtgggcatgctctgaaacggcggaggtctcggtgCGGGCAAGTCCAATGTCTCGATCATGCTctttaattctgtcttgcataggtcttccagtccCTCCGATTTACACCTTGCTGTATTCgcagggaatcctgtaaactacgccatcttgtttagcctGGTCGACAGAGTCTTTTGGTCGCACTAACTGAGgtcttagcgtagtctccgacttgaaaacagcgcgtacgccttgttgttgtaggcaacggcgaagctgttcgcacagacctttgacataaggtaaaccgtagtagctttgaactcgttggcgggttGGGCTCTGTTGTTCGTTTTgcggtcttggtaagtttctgcaagaaagaaaaaagataaccattagaaaccacAGATCACAGATGTCTTTTCTCCTCGGAGATGACggagggttttgttacgagacgtttggcgcgTTCGTAAAGGCAGTTAACAGTACTGCGctttactgattgagggtggtgtgaatcatacgccaagtattgatcggtgtgcgtgggcttcctgtatacgcTGGTGGTGAAGCGGCTGTTCggttctcttaaaactgcggtGTCTAGGAAGGCGAATTTGTAGTCTTCCTCGGTCTCCATGGTGAAGTggatggaaggctgctggttgtttagatgctgtaagaagtcatcTACGTTTTCGCGATCTTGGATGGTAAAAGCATCGTCCACGTACCGTTTCCAGATCCTAGGCTCGTAGGATAATGTAGTTATCGCCTGTTCTTCGAAAATCTCCATGTAGAGTTAGCCATAACAGCGGAAACCGGACTCCCCATGGCGGCGCCGTCTTTTTGCTCGTAAATCGATCCGTTATACTGGaataaaaagtgtgaaaaatgctcttttaaTCACATAATGCCAAAAAACTGCTAGCATAATCGGGAAGGGCTTACCCTAAGGTAACttttacaaaattccaaaatgAGTTTCGTTCCGGAAAGAAATGAACTTCATACcgtgttttcattcaagataaTTTAGCCTGTTAAAACAAGTATTTATGTCCTCTTCTatctttttctatgcttccctcgtCCTAAAGAGGATATATCGTACCGCGATTACATTATACGGGTACAAAAAGTCGTCCAGAATcagtgtttcgttctggaatgaaaaccccGATAAaatcattcagaaatgactcgtttcgaataaattttactctggtattATGTGACAACCGGGATGAATTCGTTCTTGGacaaaactcattccgatatcatgtaaaaggcccctaaaagtttttatccccggagcatcacgctttgctctccCGTCAgaatactataaatttcaatagcgttgaagtaacaacccgcttttaacttTTTCGCAGCCACTGAACCAACGATAAGTGACCTCAAATAACACATATTctaatgttttaaattcaacttcaacaaaaatatttatagaaggtaaatattcatttgtgtcgGTATCGATTCTTGCGTGACTAACCTATGATGtaaatgggggaggggagaacACAACGCAAAATGCAGGCTCCTGGCAAATAGCAATACCCAGGCATATTATAGtaatcgaaacagctaataaaatcataaataaaccaggtaagagtgttatgttttttttttttacaaattgtgatTTATGCCATAAACGGAGGCGACAGGTAAGCACACCACGTATATTTGATtgtcgctagcaagtaaattttgccggactttgagttcgtctcaagatagaacaacacaaatacacaaggaaatttttacagtaactttataaccatccctTTATCTTCTAAAATCGGGAAGCTCattagattctgtcatatcggtcattgtcaaaactgtctttgttttgatgctacttttcgacacaGGAAAAGTATGACGGACAAAAGTATTCACCTaaaactaaatatttctttgccagcttcagtaGTGAAAGGGGATtaagtttaaatgataaaacagaagtttatgttgacagaaatactgGAGGTCGGTATATTTGTTTCACGAGGTCGcacaactcgggtaataatcacggtgaaaatttgcatttttgagcggtcgaacgaaaaaagtcatttctcgaaaactaaaatatattttcacaaaaaagcTGCACCACgattattaggacatattgggctacaaatattaaagtaggagtgaaaacgaattttgggcgacttgccaaaATATCTCAATTCGGTTCGATGGAtactgacatcctctcttagtTGGATCGAAGGAAAATACTGACACACTTCGGCGTTTGATTCTTTGTGATGACTTTTTGCAAATGTATTTTATCAGAGGCCATGTTTAGTACTCACTTAAATGACGCTCATTTTATTGTACTTGCTTCTTTCGACTCACGAGAAGAAATAACAGTTTAATCGATTTATTGCTATGCAGCATGTAgttgtgttttttaaaaacGGCTTGcgcacgattttttttttcttgaaggcaCCCTCAAGTATATGTAAGAACGGTTTATTAGTTTCAAGGGGTGCTATTTTCTGGAATACAATTACATTCAAACATCGGCGTAAAGCAAAACTGAACGATCGACTATAGATTCGAAACTGAGCAAGAGTCATGAAATAAGGGACTTTTATTTCAAAGCGACATCCGCCTGAACCTTTGATTTACGTAATGAcgattttatatatttttaatggtTGCAGTCTTCAGTATTTAAGTAACTTGTAAATTATTGCAAACCTCCTACTCAGAT
The sequence above is a segment of the Pocillopora verrucosa isolate sample1 chromosome 5, ASM3666991v2, whole genome shotgun sequence genome. Coding sequences within it:
- the LOC136280776 gene encoding uncharacterized protein, which encodes MEIFEEQAITTLSYEPRIWKRYVDDAFTIQDRENVDDFLQHLNNQQPSIHFTMETEEDYKFAFLDTAVLREPNSRFTTSVYRKPTHTDQYLANLPRPQNEQQSPTRQRVQSYYGLPYVKGLCEQLRRCLQQQGVRAVFKSETTLRPQLVRPKDSVDQAKQDGVVYRIPCEYSKV